In Archocentrus centrarchus isolate MPI-CPG fArcCen1 chromosome 22, fArcCen1, whole genome shotgun sequence, one DNA window encodes the following:
- the LOC115772477 gene encoding C-type lectin domain family 4 member M-like yields the protein MEYDNIGWSLFQRGISTSKIWSGQGWCLPPYCSNLPAYGSFNRTVRMEVRREPVSNFSGGFETHMCEEHVYDEEPPPYLQSNRHQASMFTVRSGRRNRMAAVSLVLLAVVLLILDVGLGVHYSELTDTHLTLDDTKRISKQLAGLQDTYKAAVETMKDARKQLDSETSRQTQTNWALEHQTKRSNDYKSQIETITKEIETMRSHLRVISDGCKHCPAGWIFMNSVCYYFSLKSDQMKTWKESREFCQLQGGDLIIINSKDEENSTVNYLMNHHDARRQTRDLFDEDLYDFYGEMHNIYWQLHNRHFYEEEEEEEIEPVPVGFWIGLRGFQEEGTWKWWDGTFLTEGYWSDGEPNDTNNENCAAVYPRENFFKTWNDVRCDAQMKWICEKAPVSMS from the exons atggagtatgacaacattGGGTGGTCTCTATTCCAGCGTGGTATTAGCACATCGAAAATTTGGAGTGGGCAAG GGTGGTGCCTACCACCTTACTGCTCAAATCTACCAGCATATGGCAGTTTCAACCGAACAGTGAGAATGGAGGTGAGGAGAGAACCTGTAAGTAATTTCAGCGGTGGATTTGAGACACACATGTGTGAAGAACACGTGTACGATGAAGAGCCTCCTCCTTACCTTCAGTCTAACAGGCACCAAG CGTCCATGTTCACTGTGAGATCTGGGAGACGTAACAGAATGGCTGCAGTGAGCCTGGTGCTTCTTGCTGTGGTTCTGCTGATACTTGATGTTGGTCTGGGAGTTCATT ACAGCGAACTCACAGATACTCACCTCACGCTCGATGATACCAAACGCATCAGCAAACAGTTGGCCGGCCTACAGGACACTTACAAGGCTGCAGTAGAAACCATGAAGGATGCCAGGAAGCAGCTGGACAGTGAGACGAGCCGtcagacacaaacaaactgGGCGCTTGAACATCAGACAAAAAGAAGCAATGACTACAAAAGTCAGATTGAAACAATCACAAAGGAAATTGAAACCATGAGGTCACACTTACGAGTGATTA GCGATGGCTGCAAACACTGTCCTGCAGGATGGATCTTCATGAACTCTGTATGTTACTACTTCTCCTTGAAATCAGATCAAATGAAAACTTGGAAAGAATCCAGAGAATTCTGTCAGCTGCAAGGAGGAGATCTTATAATCATAAACAGCAAAGACGAAGAG aACTCAACAGTAAATTACTTGATGAATCATCACGATGCCCGGCGTCAGACTCGTGACCTGTTCGATGAGGACCTCTACGATTTCTATGGAGAAATGCACAACATCTATTGGCAGTTACATAACAGGCACTtttatgaagaagaagaagaagaagagattgAGCCAGTCCCAGTGGGCTTCTGGATTGGACTGAGAGGTTTCCAAGAGGAAGGAACTTGGAAATGGTGGGATGGAACATTTCTTACTGAAGG ATACTGGAGCGATGGAGAACCGAATGATACCAACAATGAAAACTGTGCAGCAGTGTATCCCAGAGAAAACTTCTTCAAGACCTGGAATGATGTTAGATGTGATGCCCAAATGAAATGGATTTGTGAAAAAGCGCCAGTATCCATGAGCTAA
- the ttc8 gene encoding tetratricopeptide repeat protein 8 isoform X2, giving the protein MEVTMDPLFLAWSYFRRRKLQQCSDICTKILQDNPYDQAAWSLKTRALTEMVYIDEIEVDQEGIAEMMLDESSIAQVARPGTSLRLPGTSQGGGPTPAIRPMTQSGRPITGFVRPSTQSGRPGTMEQAIKTPRTASTARPVTASSGRFIRLGTASMLTNPDGPFINLSRLNLAKYSQKPNLSRTLFEYIFHHENDVKNALDLAAQATEHAQFKDWWWKVQLGKCYYRLGLYREAEKQFRSALNHQEVVDTYLYLAKVYQRMDQPITALSLFKQGLDHFPGEVTLLTGIARIHEEMNNISSATEYYKDVLKQDNTHVEAIACIGSNHFYTDQPEIALRFYRRLLQMGVYNCQLYNNLGLCCFYAQQYDMTLSSFERALALVANDEEQADVWYNIGHVAVGIGDLTLAYQCFKLTLAFNNDHAEAYNNLAVLELRKGHVEQSKAFLQTAASLAPHMYEPHFNLSILSEKIGDLQSSYSAAQKSEDAFPEHVDTQQLLRQLRQHFAVL; this is encoded by the exons ATGGAAGTGACGATGGACCCCTTGTTTCTGGCGTGGAGCTATTTCAGAAGGCGGAAACTTCAACAATGTTCCGACATTTGTACAAAAATATTACAAGACAATCCATACGACCAG gCTGCATGGAGCTTGAAAACCCGTGCTCTTACAGAGATGGTATACATAGATGAAATTGAGGTTGACCAGGAGGGGATTGCTGAGATGATGCTGGATGAAAGCTCTATTGCTCAAGTTGCAC GACCTGGAACATCACTGAGACTTCCTGGAACAAGTCAGGGTGGAGGTCCCACACCAGCCATCAG GCCCATGACACAGTCAGGGCGCCCTATCACGGGATTTGTGAGACCCAGCACACAGTCAGGGCGTCCTGGGACAATGGAGCAGGCCATCAAAACCCCACGTACTGCAAGCACAGCTCGTCCTGTCACTGCTTCTTCTGGTAGATTCATCCGTTTGGGAACA GCTTCAATGCTAACCAATCCTGATGGACCTTTTATAAACTTGTCTAGACTAAATCTGGCCAAGTATTCCCAAAAACCCAATTTATCCAGG ACACTATTTGAATATATCTTCCAtcatgaaaatgatgtgaaaaat GCTTTGGATTTAGCTGCTCAAGCTACTGAACATGCACAGTTCAAAGACTGGTGGTGGAAAGTTCAGCTGGGAAAATGTTACTACAG GCTTGGCTTATATagagaagcagaaaaacagtttcGATCAGCCCTCAACCACCAAGAGGTGGTAGATACATATCTCTATCTTGCAAAG GTTTATCAGCGTATGGATCAACCAATAACAGCTCTCAGTCTTTTCAAGCAAGGTCTGGACCACTTCCCTGGAGAGGTCACCCTTCTAACAGGAATCGCTCGTATCCATGAG GAGATGAACAACATTTCATCAGCTACAGAGTACTACAAAGATGTCCTGAAGCAGGACAACACTCATGTGGAGGCCATAGCCTGCATAGGCAGCAATCACTTCTACACAGATCAACCTGAGATTGCGCTGCGGTTCTATAG ACGGCTGCTCCAGATGGGAGTGTATAATTGCCAGCTGTACAACAACCTGGGCCTGTGCTGTTTCTACGCCCAGCAGTACGATATGACTCTGTCCTCGTTTGAGAGGGCTCTGGCCCTGGTGGCCAATGATGAAGAGCAGGCTGATGTCTGGTACAACATAGGACACGTGGCTGTA GGAATAGGAGACTTGACGCTGGCCTATCAGTGTTTTAAACTGACCTTGGCATTTAATAATGACCATGCTGAGGCCTACAACAACCTGGCTGTGTTGGAGCTGCGCAAAGGTCATGTTGAACAG TCTAAAGCCTTCCTTCAGACTGCTGCATCACTGGCCCCTCATATGTATGAGCCACACTTCAATCTCTCCATCCTCTCTGAAAAG ATTGGGGACCTTCAGAGCAGCTATAGCGCAGCCCAAAAGTCTGAGGACGCTTTTCCAGAACACGTCGACACTCAGCAGCTTCTCAGGCAACTTCGGCAGCACTTTGCTGTGCTGTGA
- the ttc8 gene encoding tetratricopeptide repeat protein 8 isoform X1 — protein MEVTMDPLFLAWSYFRRRKLQQCSDICTKILQDNPYDQDSSLLISEAAWSLKTRALTEMVYIDEIEVDQEGIAEMMLDESSIAQVARPGTSLRLPGTSQGGGPTPAIRPMTQSGRPITGFVRPSTQSGRPGTMEQAIKTPRTASTARPVTASSGRFIRLGTASMLTNPDGPFINLSRLNLAKYSQKPNLSRTLFEYIFHHENDVKNALDLAAQATEHAQFKDWWWKVQLGKCYYRLGLYREAEKQFRSALNHQEVVDTYLYLAKVYQRMDQPITALSLFKQGLDHFPGEVTLLTGIARIHEEMNNISSATEYYKDVLKQDNTHVEAIACIGSNHFYTDQPEIALRFYRRLLQMGVYNCQLYNNLGLCCFYAQQYDMTLSSFERALALVANDEEQADVWYNIGHVAVGIGDLTLAYQCFKLTLAFNNDHAEAYNNLAVLELRKGHVEQSKAFLQTAASLAPHMYEPHFNLSILSEKIGDLQSSYSAAQKSEDAFPEHVDTQQLLRQLRQHFAVL, from the exons ATGGAAGTGACGATGGACCCCTTGTTTCTGGCGTGGAGCTATTTCAGAAGGCGGAAACTTCAACAATGTTCCGACATTTGTACAAAAATATTACAAGACAATCCATACGACCAG GACTCATCCTTGCTTATCTCAGAG gCTGCATGGAGCTTGAAAACCCGTGCTCTTACAGAGATGGTATACATAGATGAAATTGAGGTTGACCAGGAGGGGATTGCTGAGATGATGCTGGATGAAAGCTCTATTGCTCAAGTTGCAC GACCTGGAACATCACTGAGACTTCCTGGAACAAGTCAGGGTGGAGGTCCCACACCAGCCATCAG GCCCATGACACAGTCAGGGCGCCCTATCACGGGATTTGTGAGACCCAGCACACAGTCAGGGCGTCCTGGGACAATGGAGCAGGCCATCAAAACCCCACGTACTGCAAGCACAGCTCGTCCTGTCACTGCTTCTTCTGGTAGATTCATCCGTTTGGGAACA GCTTCAATGCTAACCAATCCTGATGGACCTTTTATAAACTTGTCTAGACTAAATCTGGCCAAGTATTCCCAAAAACCCAATTTATCCAGG ACACTATTTGAATATATCTTCCAtcatgaaaatgatgtgaaaaat GCTTTGGATTTAGCTGCTCAAGCTACTGAACATGCACAGTTCAAAGACTGGTGGTGGAAAGTTCAGCTGGGAAAATGTTACTACAG GCTTGGCTTATATagagaagcagaaaaacagtttcGATCAGCCCTCAACCACCAAGAGGTGGTAGATACATATCTCTATCTTGCAAAG GTTTATCAGCGTATGGATCAACCAATAACAGCTCTCAGTCTTTTCAAGCAAGGTCTGGACCACTTCCCTGGAGAGGTCACCCTTCTAACAGGAATCGCTCGTATCCATGAG GAGATGAACAACATTTCATCAGCTACAGAGTACTACAAAGATGTCCTGAAGCAGGACAACACTCATGTGGAGGCCATAGCCTGCATAGGCAGCAATCACTTCTACACAGATCAACCTGAGATTGCGCTGCGGTTCTATAG ACGGCTGCTCCAGATGGGAGTGTATAATTGCCAGCTGTACAACAACCTGGGCCTGTGCTGTTTCTACGCCCAGCAGTACGATATGACTCTGTCCTCGTTTGAGAGGGCTCTGGCCCTGGTGGCCAATGATGAAGAGCAGGCTGATGTCTGGTACAACATAGGACACGTGGCTGTA GGAATAGGAGACTTGACGCTGGCCTATCAGTGTTTTAAACTGACCTTGGCATTTAATAATGACCATGCTGAGGCCTACAACAACCTGGCTGTGTTGGAGCTGCGCAAAGGTCATGTTGAACAG TCTAAAGCCTTCCTTCAGACTGCTGCATCACTGGCCCCTCATATGTATGAGCCACACTTCAATCTCTCCATCCTCTCTGAAAAG ATTGGGGACCTTCAGAGCAGCTATAGCGCAGCCCAAAAGTCTGAGGACGCTTTTCCAGAACACGTCGACACTCAGCAGCTTCTCAGGCAACTTCGGCAGCACTTTGCTGTGCTGTGA
- the LOC115772478 gene encoding C-type lectin domain family 4 member M-like — protein sequence MPKHLRGNVLTNNLSRGDLCYTALISSIKMDDKGNNADFESTYNKLTYPEETGADDHPFYSNRERQQVSLSTLRSASPLNHYKVLAVSLAVLAAILLAADIGLGVYYNRLTNGNNLVTDISTEIAKLQVTYNAAIQSSIKAKTELAKEIEVQQIIKWELEHLKRRKIDYENQMDKIQTELATLKSHMPMLKDGCRHCLPGWTFINSWCYYLPFSDEISRKPWLDARNFCKRQGSDLVVINSREEHLALAELIKNYQDPLRPMSHSGFWMGLRDADVEGVWRWLDGTRLAEGYWNTGEPNNQNNEDCAAMYPKDNPFFAWNDAPCNWNLKWICERTPRTFSSSLNV from the exons ATGCCCAAACACCTGCGGGGCAACGTCCTAACAAATAATCTCTCCCGGGGCGATCTTTGCTACACTGCTCTCATCTCATCAATTAAAATGGATGACAAAGGAAATAATGCTGACTTTGAGAGTACTTATAACAAACTGACTTATCCAGAGGAAACTGGTGCAGATGACCACCCTTTCTACTCAAACCGGGAGCGGCAACAAG TGTCCCTGTCCACACTGAGGTCTGCATCCCCTTTGAATCATTACAAAGTGCTTGCAGTGAGCCTGGCAGTGCTCGCTGCCATTCTGCTAGCAGCTGATATAGGCCTGGGAGTCTACT ACAACAGACTTACTAATGGGAACAATTTAGTAACAGACATCAGCACTGAGATTGCAAAACTGCAGGTTACCTACAACGCTGCAATCCAAAGCAGCATTAAAGCCAAAACGGAGTTGGCGAAAGAGATTGAGGTGCAGCAAATTATCAAGTGGGAGCTCGAACAtctgaagagaagaaaaatcgATTACGAAAACCAAATGGACAAAATTCAAACGGAACTAGCAACGTTGAAATCCCACATGCCAATGCTCA AAGACGGCTGCAGACACTGTTTACCAGGCTGGACTTTCATTAACTCATGGTGTTACTACCTCCCTTTCTCTGATGAGATTTCACGGAAACCATGGCTGGATGCCAGAAATTTCTGCAAGAGGCAAGGAAGCGACTTGGTGGTGATAAACAGCAGGGAGGAACAC CTGGCACTTGCTGAATTGATAAAAAATTATCAAGACCCCTTGAGACCAATGAGCCACAGTGGCTTCTGGATGGGTCTGAGAGATGCAGACGTGGAAGGAGTATGGAGATGGCTGGATGGGACGAGACTAGCTGAGGG ATACTGGAATACTGGAGAGCCCAACAACCAAAATAATGAAGACTGTGCAGCCATGTATCCCAAAGACAACCCCTTCTTTGCTTGGAACGACGCTCCATGCAACTGGAACCTGAAATGGATTTGTGAGAGGACACCAAGAACTTTTAGCTCTAGTTTAAATGTTTGA
- the LOC115772480 gene encoding CD209 antigen-like protein C — protein sequence MENPQRKTTDKDEPSYEIFKQGGSTFPKHRLIILFLGLLNAVLLITAVVIGNKCTKVKEGSLHISHPAVTQVFTELDFLRSNHSDVIEAEEEAKKVLERAIKNHEEIKVKIEKLKNISDGYQKQVEALRMEKANLQSNISALEGSCDSCLPGWILFNSSCYFFSYAESSTVKKNWHDSRADCVSRGSDLVVIDDQEEQKFVSNSIENMKSSSVHWHNGFWIGITDIEIEGTWVWINNVTEVEQRYWMDGEPNNDYQGENCGVAVYSSFIPWKTRYDGRCNVQKLHWICEMEPR from the exons ATGGAGAatccacagagaaaaacaactgACAAAGACGAGCCTTCctatgaaatatttaaacaag GTGGATCAACTTTTCCAAAGCACCGACTGATTATACTGTTCTTGGGTCTGCTGAACGCTGTGCTGCTGATAACGGCTGTTGTTATTGGAAATAAGT GCACCAAAGTCAAAGAGGGCTCCTTGCACATTTCCCACCCAGCTGTAACTCAGGTGTTCACTGAGTTAGACTTTCTCCGAAGCAATCACAGCGACGTGATCGAAGCTGAAGAGGAGGCCAAGAAGGTGTTAGAGAGAGCGATCAAAAACCATGaagaaataaaggtgaaaattgAGAAGCTGAAGAACATCAGTGATGGTTATCAGAAACAGGTGGAAGCTCTGCGAATGGAGAAGGCAAACTTGCAGTCCAACATATCAGCTTTAG AGGGGTCTTGTGATAGCTGCCTCCCTGGATGGATTCTTTTCAACTCTTCCTGCTATTTCTTTTCTTACGCCGAGTCCTCTACTGTCAAAAAGAACTGGCATGACAGCAGAGCAGACTGTGTTAGTCGTGGATCTGACCTGGTTGTGATTGATGACCAGGAAGAGCAG AAATTTGTGAGTAACAGCATCGAAAATATGAAAAGCAGTTCTGTTCATTGGCATAACGGATTCTGGATTGGAATCACCGACATAGAGATTGAGGGGACGTGGGTGTGGATTAACAATGTGACAGAGGTGGAACAAAG GtactggatggatggagaaccAAACAATGACTATCAAGGAGAAAATTGTGGGGTTGCAGTTTATTCCTCCTTTATTCCCTGGAAGACCCGCTATGATGGAAGATGCAACGTGCAGAAGTTACACTGGATATGTGAAATGGAACCAAGATAA